Proteins found in one Plasmodium knowlesi strain H genome assembly, chromosome: 12 genomic segment:
- a CDS encoding aminodeoxychorismate lyase, putative — translation MAVLIKNNEASLVDMAVQDFIKLGIDGVYTTMKTVVSFEYIFNFTSHMRNLHKYSTNFLELQINGHNKECVTNILQNLTLENIRKSTSTSIKAGFEFINTLNDDIKKKYFSENLNYMVMVTITWDIHTDNRIPSNEPFSILCYIKCLPKHSNNVQIDIMCGERKTPNIKYSNVFDVRNKMLKLKSEDSHEVVLYNEKEEITEGLTCNFFCFFNDTLYTAKDELVLKGTMREQIIQICEEVGITLKKESINISDIGRFEFCFICSTTRNILPVKKIILCSENKREFEKDVHHPVLIKLQEKLREAVEKKKEKYEVYVSEAQDV, via the coding sequence atggcagttTTAATAAAGAACAATGAAGCGTCGCTAGTCGACATGGCTGTCCAGGATTTCATCAAACTGGGCATAGATGGAGTGTACACGACAATGAAAACGGTAGTATCCtttgaatacatttttaatttcaccTCACACATGAGAAATTTACACAAGTACTCCACGAACTTTCTGGAGTTACAAATAAATGGCCATAACAAAGAATGCGTCACgaacattttgcaaaatttgaCACTGGAAAATATTCGCAAAAGCACCAGCACAAGCATCAAAGCAGGATTCGAATTTATAAATACATTAAATGatgatattaaaaaaaaatacttcagtgaaaatttaaattatatGGTTATGGTTACTATTACGTGGGATATACACACAGATAACCGCATACCTTCAAATGAGCCATTTTCCATTCTATGCTACATAAAATGCTTACCAAAACATAGCAACAATGTACAGATAGATATCATGTGTGGCGAAAGGAAGACAccaaatataaaatattcaaATGTCTTTGATGTGCGAAATAAAATGCTAAAATTGAAGAGCGAAGATAGCCACGAGGTTGTTTTATATAacgagaaggaagaaattacaGAGGGATTgacttgtaattttttctgtttttttaatgataCTCTATATACCGCAAAAGACGAACTTGTTCTCAAGGGTACCATGCGAGAGCAAATAATACAAATATGCGAAGAGGTGGGCATaacattaaaaaaggaaagtatcAACATAAGTGACATTGGACGCTTTGAATTCTGCTTCATTTGCTCCACAACTAGAAACATTTTGcctgttaaaaaaattattctttgttcggaaaataaaagagagtTTGAAAAGGATGTACATCATCCCGTTTTGATTAAGTTACAAGAAAAGCTACGCGAAGCagtggaaaagaagaaggaaaaatatgaagtgTACGTTAGTGAAGCACAAGATGTGTAA
- a CDS encoding protein PET117, putative yields the protein MKKRSGKYILLSSCLLSLGIYYYVKTTKYSDYRRRYEGVLKDIERQKAKFEKWKADNL from the coding sequence ATGAAAAAACGTTCAGGGAAATATATTCTACTTTCATCTTGCCTTTTAAGCCTTGGAATTTACTACTACGTGAAGACGACAAAATACTCAGATTACAGGAGGAGGTACGAGGGCGTATTGAAAGATATAGAAAGACAAAAGgccaaatttgaaaaatggaaagcggATAATTTGTAG
- a CDS encoding knowpain-1, giving the protein MAQNMSIMNLTKSSLEALNRNQMLSKRRNRKILKICIYIVLTFVMCGVVFVCFTTISRNDWSLNRSDNLKDSSFNSGDGDILNKAEIETLKFIFSKYPQGKKDLSGDEVEALADAAISNEEDEKIKIEEPGKHIKLMKKYNEVVADLSQENREQLAKMLKELLKKKMNEKKTGKKDPNSVNGEEGKEDINGGLSNFNFDSVGANEDDNGGDAVLSEEHIEGLFFNLKYASKFFKFMNKYNRNYKDITEQMEKYENFKINYLKIKKHNETSQMYRMRLNQFSDYSKKDFENYFRKLLPIPDHLKKKYVVPFASLNNVKGKMVDSNKSADIFTDVPEILDYREKGIVHEPKDQGLCGSCWAFASVGNVECIYAKEHDKTILTLSEQEIVDCSKLNFGCDGGHPFYSFIYAIENGICLGADYKYIAMDNLFCLNYRCKNKITLSSVGGVKENELIRALNEVGPVSVNVGVTDDFSFYDGGIFNGTCTEELNHSVLLVGYGQVQTSKIFQQNNIYDDANGLTKKGAIASPSKANDDGIQYYWIIKNSWSKYWGENGFMRLSRNKEGDNVFCGIGVEVFYPIL; this is encoded by the coding sequence ATGGCGCAGAATATGAGCATCATGAACCTGACCAAGTCCAGCTTGGAGGCCCTGAACAGAAACCAAATGCTCtccaaaaggaggaataggaaaattttgaagatatgcatatacatagtTCTGACATTTGTGATGTGCGGTGTAGTGTTCGTATGCTTCACTACGATATCGAGAAATGATTGGAGCCTTAACCGAAGCGACAATCTGAAAGATTCTTCTTTCAACTCTGGTGATGGAGATATCCTCAACAAGGCTGAAATAGAAACTCTGAAATTTATCTTTTCAAAATACCCTCAAGGGAAGAAGGATCTATCTGGTGATGAAGTAGAAGCACTAGCAGATGCCGCCATATCTAATGAAGAGGAtgagaagataaaaattgaagagcCAGGAAAGCACATCAAATTAATGAAGAAGTATAATGAAGTTGTGGCGGACCTCAGTCAAGAAAACAGAGAGCAGTTAGCAAAAATGTTAAAGgaacttttgaaaaaaaaaatgaatgagaagaaaacaggaaaaaaagaccCCAATAGTGTTAATGgtgaggaagggaaagaagataTCAATGGCGGTTTGTCCAATTTTAATTTCGATAGTGTCGGGGCCAATGAAGATGATAATGGCGGAGACGCAGTGTTGAGTGAGGAGCACATCGAAGGTCTCTTCTTCAACCTGAAATACGCGtcgaaattttttaagttcATGAACAAGTATAACAGAAACTATAAAGACATCACTGAGCAGATGgagaaatatgaaaatttcaaaattaaCTAtctcaaaataaaaaaacacaacGAAACAAGCCAAATGTACAGAATGAGGTTAAACCAGTTTAGTGACTATTCGAAAAAAgattttgaaaattattttagaAAATTACTTCCCATCCCAGATCacttgaagaagaaatatgtaGTGCCTTTTGCTTCTTTGAATAACGTAAAAGGTAAAATGGTGGATAGCAACAAAAGTGCAGACATTTTCACTGACGTCCCAGAAATTTTGGACtatagagaaaaaggaattgtaCATGAACCGAAGGATCAAGGATTATGTGGTTCGTGTTGGGCATTTGCTAGTGTAGGAAATGttgaatgtatatatgccAAGGAACACGATAAAACCATTTTAACACTGAGCGAACAAGAAATTGTGGATTGTTCAAAATTAAATTTCGGATGTGATGGTGGACatccattttattcattcatCTATGCCATCGAAAATGGAATCTGCTTAGGGGCCGATTATAAATACATAGCTATGGataatttattttgcctAAATTATAGAtgtaagaataaaattaccCTCTCCTCTGTTGGTGGCGTGAAAGAAAACGAATTGATACGGGCATTAAATGAAGTAGGTCCCGTGTCTGTTAATGTAGGTGTAACGGAtgatttctccttttacGATGGAGGAATATTCAACGGTACATGTACAGAAGAATTAAACCACTCTGTTCTTCTTGTCGGTTATGGCCAAGTACAAACCAGCAAAATCTTTcaacaaaataatatttatgaTGATGCCAATGGACTAACGAAAAAGGGAGCGATAGCCTCTCCATCAAAGGCCAATGATGATGGTATTCAGTACTACTGGATTATCAAAAATTCGTGGAGTAAGTACTGGGGAGAAAATGGATTCATGAGACTTAGTCGAAACAAGGAAGGAGACAACGTATTTTGCGGAATTGGTGTCGAGGTTTTCTACCCCATTTTGTAA